One part of the Corallococcus caeni genome encodes these proteins:
- the fadI gene encoding acetyl-CoA C-acyltransferase FadI gives MASEKRSGHRRVAIVRGLRTPFAKAGTVFANLTALDLGRMVVQELVQRSDLDPNEINQVVFGQVIPTLTAPSIAREVVLAAGLPKRIDAFTVARACATSIQSMVAGANAIALGDADIVIAGGTESLSDAPIFTSRPLAHALAASSKGKSLPDKLKPFQKLKAKDLIPVPPAIAEYSTGETMGESAEKMAKENGISREEQDLIAFNSHQNAAKAWKEGRFDNEVMHVLVPPRYEQSATKDNIVREDTSLEALSKLKPVFDRRYGSVTAGNASPLTDGAAALLLMSEEKAKALGYEPLGFLRAHAFAATDPGDQLLQGPAYAAPVALKRAGMKLSDIDLVEMHEAFAAQVASNLQALASKEFAKKAGFNAPVGEVDRSILNVTGGSISLGHPFGATGARIVTQALNELKRRNKNTVMCTVCAAGGLGAAVILERA, from the coding sequence ATGGCAAGCGAGAAGCGCAGCGGCCACCGGCGGGTGGCCATCGTTCGCGGACTGCGGACGCCGTTCGCGAAGGCGGGCACCGTCTTCGCGAACCTGACGGCGCTGGACCTGGGCCGGATGGTGGTCCAGGAGCTGGTGCAGCGCAGCGACCTGGACCCGAACGAAATCAACCAGGTCGTCTTCGGACAGGTCATCCCCACGCTGACCGCGCCCTCCATCGCGCGTGAAGTCGTGCTGGCGGCGGGCCTGCCCAAGCGCATCGACGCCTTCACCGTGGCGCGTGCCTGCGCCACGTCCATCCAGTCCATGGTGGCGGGCGCCAACGCCATCGCGCTGGGTGACGCGGACATCGTCATCGCGGGCGGCACCGAGTCCCTCTCCGACGCGCCCATCTTCACCAGCCGTCCCCTGGCGCACGCGCTGGCCGCGTCGTCCAAGGGCAAGAGCCTCCCGGACAAGCTCAAGCCCTTCCAGAAGCTCAAGGCCAAGGACCTCATCCCCGTGCCCCCCGCCATCGCCGAGTACTCCACCGGCGAGACCATGGGCGAGAGCGCGGAGAAGATGGCCAAGGAGAACGGCATCTCCCGCGAGGAGCAGGACCTCATCGCGTTCAACTCGCACCAGAACGCGGCGAAGGCGTGGAAGGAAGGCCGCTTCGACAACGAGGTGATGCACGTCCTCGTGCCGCCCAGGTACGAGCAGTCCGCCACGAAGGACAACATCGTGCGCGAGGACACCAGCCTGGAGGCCCTCTCCAAGCTCAAGCCGGTGTTCGACCGCCGCTATGGCAGCGTCACCGCCGGCAACGCGTCCCCGCTGACGGACGGCGCTGCGGCGCTCCTGCTCATGAGCGAGGAGAAGGCGAAGGCGCTGGGCTACGAGCCGCTGGGCTTCCTGCGCGCGCACGCGTTCGCGGCCACGGACCCCGGGGACCAGCTGCTCCAGGGCCCGGCGTACGCGGCGCCCGTGGCGCTCAAGCGCGCGGGGATGAAGCTGTCGGACATCGACCTGGTGGAGATGCACGAGGCCTTCGCCGCGCAGGTGGCGAGCAACCTCCAGGCGCTCGCGTCCAAGGAGTTCGCGAAGAAGGCGGGCTTCAACGCGCCGGTCGGTGAGGTGGACCGCTCCATCCTGAACGTGACGGGCGGCTCCATCTCCCTGGGGCACCCGTTCGGTGCCACCGGGGCGCGCATCGTCACGCAGGCCCTGAACGAGCTGAAGCGTCGGAACAAGAACACGGTGATGTGCACCGTCTGCGCCGCGGGCGGGCTGGGCGCCGCGGTCATCCTGGAGCGTGCGTGA
- a CDS encoding diguanylate cyclase, protein MKAQPYTLLVVDDSQALLPHLVRTLGPEDFALRVARSGQEALGLTQEVDGVLLCSGGPDEAQARGLLEALTPPPPAARPAVVVLAPAEDRALRLAALRRGAEVILTPWDDEELRLRLYRSLEAHSRLKSLHSQVEELRRLAVTDGLTQVHNHRYFQERLREEFRRSQRYDESLSLILVDLDHFKNVNDAHGHGAGDRVLREVAASLQHSVRETDLVARYGGEEFAILLPCTHLPGALTVAERIRKGINELHAGPEGALRVTASLGISSFPHRAILTPEQLLLTADEALYRAKREGRDRICLHPPAPLFSTPPSRAG, encoded by the coding sequence GTGAAAGCCCAGCCCTACACGCTTCTGGTCGTGGACGATTCGCAGGCGTTGCTGCCCCACCTGGTGCGCACGCTGGGCCCGGAGGACTTCGCCCTCCGGGTGGCGCGCTCCGGACAGGAGGCGCTGGGGCTGACCCAGGAGGTAGACGGCGTCCTGCTCTGCTCGGGCGGCCCCGACGAGGCGCAGGCCCGGGGGCTGCTGGAGGCCCTCACCCCACCGCCACCGGCGGCCCGACCCGCCGTGGTGGTCCTGGCCCCCGCGGAGGACCGGGCCCTGCGCCTCGCCGCCCTGCGCAGGGGGGCTGAGGTGATTCTGACCCCCTGGGACGACGAAGAGCTGCGCTTGAGGCTCTACCGGAGCCTCGAAGCGCACTCCCGGTTGAAGTCGCTTCACTCCCAGGTGGAGGAGTTGCGGCGCCTGGCGGTGACGGACGGGCTCACCCAGGTCCACAACCACCGCTACTTCCAGGAGCGGCTCCGGGAGGAGTTCCGCCGCTCTCAGCGCTACGACGAGAGCCTGTCGCTCATCCTGGTGGACCTGGACCACTTCAAGAACGTCAACGACGCCCACGGCCACGGCGCCGGGGACCGCGTCCTGCGGGAGGTGGCCGCCTCCCTCCAGCACAGCGTCCGGGAGACGGACCTCGTGGCCCGCTACGGCGGGGAGGAGTTCGCCATCCTCCTGCCCTGCACCCACCTGCCCGGCGCCCTCACCGTGGCGGAGCGGATCCGCAAGGGAATCAACGAGTTGCACGCGGGTCCGGAGGGCGCCCTGCGCGTCACCGCCTCCCTGGGCATCTCCAGCTTCCCCCACCGCGCCATCCTCACGCCGGAGCAGCTGCTGCTCACCGCGGACGAGGCCCTCTACCGCGCCAAGCGCGAGGGCCGGGACCGCATCTGTCTCCACCCCCCCGCACCCCTGTTTTCCACGCCGCCTTCACGCGCAGGCTGA
- the fadJ gene encoding fatty acid oxidation complex subunit alpha FadJ, producing the protein MATKQEAVEAKQGLSYDVTNGVAVITVDQPGAPVNTLSPEVGTAFTTLLQQAERDPEVKAVVFISGKKDNFVAGANIDFLQTLKTPAEVEAISRGAHEQFDRLESFSKPVVAAIHGACLGGGLEWVLACHYRIVTDSPKSVVGLPETQLGLIPGAGGTQRLPALIGAQAALDLILTGKNVKPSKAKKLGIVDEVVPVPMLKDLALKRAAELAAGTLKVERAHQGFKAVAQSGKKKGLAGLFQGLISKDLWAEAALEDNPLGRKVLFDQAKKALLKKTRGKYPAQEKALQVIRVGLESGRKAGLEAEAKAFGELVFTDVSKRLVEIFFATTALKKENGTANASVKPREVKKVGVLGGGLMGGGIAYVAGVLQGVPVRVKDRDDAGAGRALKQVQTVLDERVKRRSLTHREANAKLSNITAGTDYSGFKSVDLIIEAVFEDLKLKHQVIAEVEAVTGENTIFASNTSSLPIGELAKGSKRPSQVIGMHYFSPVHKMPLLEIITHPGTAEWVTATCVDVGKKQGKTVIVVNDGPGFYTSRILAPYMNEAAYLLAEGADIVQLDKALVDFGFPVGPITLLDEVGIDVAQKVGPIMEAAFGKRMAAPKALEGVVSDGRLGRKTNKGFYLYENGKKKEVDPQVYLLLPHGKDRKSLDASEMAERVALQMVNEAIRCLGEGILRSPRDGDVGAIFGLGFPPFLGGPFRYADALGPANLLRKLEHYQDKYGERFTPAPLLVEKVRAGKGFHEA; encoded by the coding sequence ATGGCGACCAAGCAAGAGGCAGTCGAAGCGAAGCAGGGCTTGAGCTACGACGTCACGAACGGCGTCGCGGTCATCACCGTGGACCAGCCGGGCGCGCCGGTGAACACGCTGTCCCCGGAAGTGGGCACCGCGTTCACCACGCTGCTCCAGCAGGCGGAGCGGGACCCGGAGGTGAAGGCCGTCGTCTTCATCTCCGGCAAGAAGGACAACTTCGTCGCTGGCGCGAACATCGACTTCCTCCAGACCCTGAAGACGCCGGCGGAAGTGGAGGCCATCAGCCGCGGCGCGCACGAGCAGTTCGACCGGCTGGAGTCCTTCTCCAAGCCGGTGGTCGCGGCCATCCACGGCGCGTGCCTGGGCGGCGGGCTGGAGTGGGTGCTCGCGTGCCACTACCGCATCGTCACGGACAGCCCCAAGTCGGTGGTGGGCCTGCCGGAGACGCAGCTGGGCCTCATCCCCGGCGCCGGCGGCACGCAGCGTCTGCCCGCGCTGATTGGCGCGCAGGCGGCGCTGGACCTCATCCTCACCGGCAAGAACGTCAAGCCGTCCAAGGCGAAGAAGCTGGGCATCGTGGACGAAGTGGTGCCCGTGCCCATGCTGAAGGACCTCGCGCTCAAGCGCGCGGCGGAGCTGGCGGCGGGCACGCTCAAGGTGGAGCGCGCGCACCAGGGCTTCAAGGCCGTGGCCCAGAGCGGCAAGAAGAAGGGCCTCGCCGGCCTCTTCCAGGGGCTCATCAGCAAGGACCTGTGGGCGGAGGCCGCGCTGGAGGACAACCCCCTTGGCCGCAAGGTGCTGTTCGACCAGGCGAAGAAGGCGCTCCTGAAGAAGACGCGCGGCAAGTACCCCGCGCAGGAGAAGGCGCTGCAGGTCATCCGCGTGGGCCTGGAGTCCGGCCGCAAGGCGGGCCTGGAGGCGGAAGCCAAGGCGTTCGGCGAGCTGGTGTTCACGGACGTGTCGAAGCGGCTCGTTGAAATCTTCTTCGCGACGACGGCGCTGAAGAAGGAGAACGGCACCGCCAACGCCAGCGTGAAGCCGCGCGAGGTGAAGAAGGTGGGCGTGCTGGGCGGCGGCCTCATGGGCGGCGGCATCGCCTACGTGGCCGGCGTGCTCCAGGGCGTGCCCGTGCGTGTGAAGGACCGGGACGACGCGGGCGCGGGCCGCGCGCTCAAGCAGGTGCAGACCGTGCTGGACGAGCGCGTGAAGCGCCGCTCGCTCACCCATCGCGAGGCGAACGCGAAGCTGTCCAACATCACCGCGGGCACGGACTACAGCGGCTTCAAGTCGGTGGACCTCATCATCGAGGCCGTCTTCGAGGACCTGAAGCTCAAGCACCAGGTCATCGCGGAGGTGGAGGCCGTCACCGGCGAGAACACCATCTTCGCGTCCAACACCTCCAGCCTGCCCATCGGCGAGCTGGCGAAGGGCAGCAAGCGCCCCTCGCAGGTGATTGGGATGCATTACTTCAGCCCGGTCCACAAGATGCCGCTGCTGGAGATCATCACGCACCCGGGCACCGCGGAGTGGGTGACGGCGACCTGCGTGGACGTGGGCAAGAAGCAGGGCAAGACGGTCATCGTCGTCAACGACGGGCCGGGCTTCTACACGTCGCGCATCCTCGCGCCGTACATGAACGAAGCGGCGTACCTGCTGGCCGAGGGTGCGGACATCGTCCAACTGGACAAGGCGCTGGTGGACTTCGGCTTTCCGGTGGGGCCCATCACGCTCCTGGACGAGGTGGGCATCGACGTGGCCCAGAAGGTGGGCCCCATCATGGAGGCCGCGTTCGGCAAGCGCATGGCGGCGCCCAAGGCGCTGGAGGGCGTGGTGTCCGACGGCCGCCTGGGCCGCAAGACGAACAAGGGCTTCTACCTGTACGAGAACGGGAAGAAGAAGGAGGTGGACCCGCAGGTCTACCTGCTCCTGCCGCACGGCAAGGACCGCAAGTCCCTGGACGCCTCGGAGATGGCGGAGCGCGTGGCGCTGCAGATGGTGAACGAGGCCATCCGCTGCCTGGGCGAGGGCATCCTGCGCAGCCCCCGCGACGGCGACGTGGGCGCCATCTTCGGCCTGGGCTTCCCGCCGTTCCTGGGCGGCCCGTTCCGGTACGCGGACGCCCTGGGGCCGGCCAACCTGCTGCGCAAGCTGGAGCACTACCAGGACAAGTACGGCGAGCGCTTCACGCCCGCGCCGCTGCTGGTGGAGAAGGTGCGCGCCGGCAAGGGCTTCCACGAGGCCTGA
- a CDS encoding glycosyltransferase encodes MAKYPSISLFFPAWNEEDYVERAVSRALEVLPKLTDDFEIIVVNDASTDRTQEVCDALAAKVPQLRVITHPVNLKLGGAMRTGLAASTKDLVLYSDIDLPWDMRELERALHLMDYLEADMICAFRFDRTSEGPKRIVYSFVYNLLIRALFDIQIKDVNFSFKLMHRRVLESMELKSQGSFIDAELVVKAIRKGFRVFQMGVDYFPRTRGISTLASPSVILKMVKELVNLYPETRSPPPPSKPVRLPPSVQQLRSVPGHAGRG; translated from the coding sequence GTGGCCAAGTACCCGAGCATCAGCCTCTTCTTCCCTGCCTGGAACGAAGAGGACTACGTGGAGCGCGCCGTGAGCCGCGCCCTGGAAGTCCTGCCGAAGCTCACCGACGACTTCGAAATCATCGTCGTCAATGACGCCTCCACGGACCGGACCCAGGAGGTCTGTGACGCGCTGGCCGCGAAGGTGCCCCAGCTCCGGGTCATCACACACCCGGTGAACCTGAAGCTGGGCGGGGCGATGCGCACGGGGCTGGCGGCGAGCACGAAGGACCTGGTGCTGTACTCGGACATCGACCTGCCGTGGGACATGCGGGAGCTGGAGCGGGCGCTGCACCTGATGGACTACCTGGAGGCGGACATGATCTGCGCCTTCCGGTTCGACCGCACGAGCGAGGGCCCCAAGCGCATCGTGTACTCGTTCGTCTACAACCTGCTCATCCGGGCGCTGTTCGACATCCAGATCAAGGACGTGAACTTCAGCTTCAAGCTGATGCACCGCCGGGTGCTGGAGTCGATGGAGCTCAAGAGCCAGGGCTCGTTCATCGACGCGGAGCTGGTGGTGAAGGCCATCCGCAAGGGCTTCCGCGTGTTCCAGATGGGCGTGGACTACTTCCCGCGCACGCGCGGCATCTCCACGCTGGCTTCGCCGTCGGTCATCCTGAAGATGGTGAAGGAGCTGGTGAACCTGTACCCGGAGACGCGCTCGCCGCCGCCGCCCTCGAAGCCGGTGCGCCTGCCGCCGTCGGTGCAGCAGCTGCGCTCGGTGCCGGGCCATGCGGGGCGCGGGTAG
- a CDS encoding ChbG/HpnK family deacetylase, translating into MASRTRLIVNADDLGLHPSLDAGILRAHREGIVTSATLLAMGPSAAEAVGKAKAQGLAVGVHLALSTRLACAAPAEAVRTVAPEGRLRGSWADFAKAWLTGRVRREELERELSAQLSRARELGAKVDHLDGHQHLHLLPGVRSVVEGIAAREGLPLRWPDALPRASWLRAPGPALKTTVLAVLARTAPRARQGVRRVSAGGVFEAGRLDEAALLGVLDALPAGDFELGCHPGEGAPHVPEDPAWRYGWDAELAALTSPRVKAKLVERGIALANYGELG; encoded by the coding sequence ATGGCGTCGCGCACGCGCCTCATCGTCAACGCGGACGACCTGGGCCTGCACCCGTCGCTGGACGCGGGCATCCTCAGGGCGCACCGCGAGGGCATCGTGACCAGCGCGACGCTGCTGGCCATGGGGCCCTCCGCGGCGGAGGCCGTGGGCAAGGCGAAGGCGCAGGGGCTGGCGGTGGGCGTGCACCTGGCGCTGTCCACGCGGCTTGCGTGCGCGGCCCCCGCGGAAGCCGTGCGGACGGTGGCGCCGGAGGGGCGGCTTCGGGGCAGCTGGGCGGACTTCGCGAAGGCGTGGCTGACGGGGCGGGTGCGGCGCGAGGAGCTGGAGCGGGAGCTGTCCGCGCAGCTGTCCCGCGCGCGGGAGCTGGGCGCGAAGGTGGACCACCTGGACGGGCACCAGCACCTGCACCTGTTGCCGGGGGTGCGGTCGGTGGTGGAGGGGATCGCCGCGCGCGAGGGCCTGCCCCTGCGGTGGCCGGATGCGCTGCCTCGCGCGTCGTGGCTCCGGGCTCCCGGGCCCGCGTTGAAGACGACGGTGCTGGCGGTGCTGGCGCGCACGGCGCCCCGGGCTCGGCAGGGCGTGCGGCGGGTCAGTGCGGGCGGGGTGTTCGAGGCGGGCCGGCTGGATGAGGCGGCGCTGCTGGGGGTGCTGGATGCGCTGCCAGCGGGGGACTTCGAGCTGGGGTGCCATCCCGGTGAGGGCGCGCCGCATGTGCCGGAGGACCCGGCGTGGAGGTATGGCTGGGACGCGGAGCTGGCGGCGCTGACGAGCCCCCGCGTGAAGGCGAAGCTCGTGGAGCGGGGCATCGCGCTCGCGAACTACGGCGAGCTGGGCTGA
- a CDS encoding ATP-binding protein, translated as MGTLGAQAQAQDPVARGRLLLVDDEENILKSIRRVLRRGEWDIETATDAEAGLRTLERFHPEVVISDFRMPGMNGVEFLTQVKLQEPRAQRIMLTGQADQQAIEEAINRSEIFRFISKPWNDSHLVLTVKSAFEQYALHTENDRLYRVTQEQNAELKQLNAELEERVALRTRLLSTAKREWELSFDCMETPLAVVRARDFAVRRANVAYAQVARRSIEEVPSDVPCHQYLFGRDTPCQGCPLPSAMETGKGARGEVQQGGRSYVVAAYPFAGDDRAVCTYRDVTEEQAMTRRLIETEKMAAVGQLAGGVAHEINNPLGGILAFAQLMSRDAGRSEGDLESLKLIEESALRCKRIVESLLKFSRHSRVEDRRLFDLSKCVEDAAVLFRAQLKSMPKVELKLGLKDGLPKVYGDPGTLAQVVLNLLQNGLQALPRAEGRLSLETGREGDRTFFAVTDTGTGIEERHLPRIFEPSFTTKPPGEGTGLGLSIAYRIVQDHGGTFQVDTHVGQGSRFTVFLPIPLQLERLP; from the coding sequence ATGGGAACCCTGGGAGCTCAAGCGCAGGCGCAGGACCCGGTCGCCCGAGGGCGGCTGCTGCTCGTGGACGACGAGGAGAACATCCTCAAGTCCATCCGGCGGGTGCTGCGCCGCGGTGAGTGGGACATCGAGACGGCGACGGACGCGGAAGCCGGCCTGCGCACGCTGGAGCGCTTCCACCCGGAGGTCGTCATCTCCGACTTCCGCATGCCGGGGATGAACGGGGTGGAGTTCCTCACCCAGGTGAAGCTCCAGGAGCCGCGCGCCCAGCGCATCATGCTGACGGGGCAGGCGGATCAGCAGGCCATCGAAGAGGCCATCAACCGCTCCGAAATCTTCCGCTTCATCTCCAAGCCCTGGAACGACAGCCACCTGGTGCTCACGGTGAAGAGCGCCTTCGAGCAGTACGCGCTCCACACGGAGAACGACCGGCTCTACCGCGTCACCCAGGAGCAGAACGCGGAGCTCAAGCAGCTCAACGCGGAGCTGGAGGAGCGCGTCGCCCTGCGCACGCGCCTGCTGTCCACGGCGAAGCGCGAGTGGGAGCTGTCCTTCGACTGCATGGAGACGCCGCTCGCGGTGGTGCGCGCGCGGGACTTCGCGGTGCGCCGGGCCAACGTCGCCTACGCGCAGGTGGCCCGCCGCTCCATCGAAGAGGTGCCTTCGGACGTCCCGTGCCACCAGTACCTCTTCGGCCGGGACACGCCGTGCCAGGGCTGCCCGCTGCCCTCCGCCATGGAGACGGGCAAGGGCGCTCGCGGCGAGGTGCAGCAGGGCGGGCGCAGCTACGTGGTGGCCGCGTATCCGTTCGCCGGCGACGACCGCGCGGTGTGCACCTACCGCGACGTCACCGAGGAGCAGGCCATGACGCGCCGGCTCATCGAGACGGAGAAGATGGCCGCGGTGGGCCAGCTCGCGGGCGGCGTGGCGCACGAAATCAACAACCCGCTGGGTGGCATCCTCGCCTTCGCGCAGCTGATGTCCCGCGACGCGGGCCGCAGCGAGGGCGACCTGGAGTCGCTGAAGCTGATTGAAGAGAGCGCGCTGCGCTGCAAGCGCATCGTGGAGAGCCTGCTGAAGTTCAGCCGGCACAGCCGCGTGGAGGACCGCCGCCTCTTTGATTTGTCCAAGTGCGTGGAGGACGCCGCGGTGCTCTTCCGCGCGCAGCTCAAGTCCATGCCCAAGGTGGAGCTGAAGCTGGGCCTCAAGGACGGGCTGCCCAAGGTGTACGGGGATCCCGGCACGCTCGCGCAGGTGGTGCTCAACCTGCTGCAGAACGGCCTCCAGGCGCTGCCCAGGGCGGAAGGGCGCCTGTCGCTGGAGACCGGCCGCGAGGGCGACCGGACCTTCTTCGCGGTGACGGACACCGGGACGGGCATTGAAGAGCGGCACCTGCCGCGCATCTTCGAGCCGTCGTTCACCACCAAGCCGCCCGGCGAGGGCACCGGCCTGGGTTTGTCCATCGCCTATCGCATCGTCCAGGACCACGGGGGCACCTTCCAGGTGGACACCCACGTGGGCCAGGGCTCCCGCTTCACCGTCTTCCTGCCCATTCCCCTGCAGCTCGAGAGGTTGCCGTGA
- a CDS encoding class I SAM-dependent methyltransferase, whose product MSGLMDQALKLYAHLPASERFHVHARASSAPLLAVASRMPSGTVADIGCGHGLLSAVMALAVPERRVLGVDLDERKVHWARQALSGLPNVTLDVGSVEQLAKTQPHTLDAVVVCDVLYLLPEAKWPGFLQSVRGLLKPGGRFLLKEVEGDRSWKHAKALAQEWVMVSLLGRTKASGGMVLKPRVDGVRLLRDAGFEVREVVGLGEGYTTPHLLYDAEAR is encoded by the coding sequence ATGAGCGGGCTCATGGACCAGGCGCTGAAGCTCTACGCGCACCTGCCCGCGAGCGAGCGCTTCCACGTGCACGCGCGAGCATCGTCGGCCCCACTGCTCGCGGTGGCGTCGCGCATGCCTTCCGGAACAGTGGCGGACATCGGCTGTGGGCACGGCTTGCTGTCCGCGGTGATGGCGCTCGCGGTGCCGGAGCGCCGGGTGCTCGGCGTGGACCTGGATGAGCGCAAGGTGCACTGGGCAAGGCAGGCCCTGTCCGGGTTGCCCAACGTGACGCTCGACGTGGGCTCGGTGGAGCAGCTCGCGAAGACGCAGCCGCACACGCTCGACGCGGTGGTGGTCTGCGACGTGCTGTACCTGCTGCCGGAGGCGAAGTGGCCCGGCTTCCTCCAGTCCGTGCGCGGTCTGCTCAAGCCCGGAGGCCGCTTCCTGTTGAAGGAGGTGGAGGGCGACCGCTCCTGGAAGCACGCCAAGGCGCTCGCACAGGAGTGGGTGATGGTGTCCCTCCTGGGGCGCACCAAGGCCAGCGGCGGAATGGTCCTCAAGCCGCGAGTGGACGGCGTGCGGCTGCTCCGGGACGCGGGCTTCGAGGTGCGTGAGGTGGTCGGCCTGGGCGAGGGCTATACGACGCCGCACCTGCTTTACGACGCCGAAGCCCGCTGA
- a CDS encoding mannosyltransferase family protein, with product MARMVRSAPRVVLTAGLAALVVCTALVTVSALAFPQGYSPARLTWPGAPVLLGWAHFDAGWYARIATEGYSYTPGQQSPVAFFPLYPLVLRGLGLLHLDTFIAGMLVTMLCGLGALYVFTLWARTRADEEAARNAGLLLAFYPFAFFLYGAMYSDALFLLLIIGAFLLLERGQLGWAVLLAAVATAARPVAPALVVGLLARRLEWKHERGQKWSLMDLLPVFAAAGFVLYVLYQWKAFGEPFAFVKVQSAPGWDQKPGWRTWAKLRWFQGFSREMSLSDGLRLVGHAAVTVGALALVWPTAKRLGWGYGVYTLAIVGLPAMSSKDFMGMGRYLLAAFPLFLTLALLLREKPRLRWGVLASFACVMLALTVAYGAAEYVS from the coding sequence ATGGCCCGAATGGTCCGTTCCGCTCCTCGGGTTGTCCTGACCGCCGGGCTCGCCGCCCTGGTGGTGTGCACCGCGCTGGTGACGGTGTCCGCGCTCGCGTTCCCGCAGGGCTACAGCCCCGCGAGGTTGACGTGGCCGGGCGCCCCCGTCCTCCTGGGCTGGGCGCACTTCGACGCCGGCTGGTACGCGCGCATCGCGACGGAGGGTTACAGCTACACGCCCGGCCAGCAGAGCCCGGTGGCGTTCTTCCCGCTGTACCCGCTGGTGCTGCGCGGCCTGGGCCTGCTGCACCTGGACACGTTCATCGCGGGCATGCTCGTCACCATGCTGTGCGGCCTGGGCGCGCTGTACGTCTTCACGCTGTGGGCGCGCACGCGAGCGGATGAAGAGGCGGCGCGGAACGCGGGGCTCCTGCTGGCGTTCTACCCGTTCGCGTTCTTCCTCTACGGGGCGATGTACTCGGACGCGCTGTTCCTCTTGCTCATCATCGGCGCGTTCCTGCTGCTGGAGCGGGGGCAGCTGGGGTGGGCGGTGCTGCTCGCGGCGGTGGCCACGGCGGCGCGGCCGGTGGCGCCCGCGCTGGTGGTGGGGCTGCTGGCGCGGCGGCTGGAGTGGAAGCACGAGCGCGGCCAGAAGTGGAGCCTGATGGACCTGCTGCCGGTGTTCGCGGCGGCGGGCTTCGTGCTGTACGTGCTCTACCAGTGGAAGGCGTTCGGTGAACCGTTCGCGTTCGTGAAGGTGCAGTCCGCGCCGGGCTGGGACCAGAAGCCGGGCTGGCGCACGTGGGCGAAGCTGCGGTGGTTCCAGGGCTTCAGCCGGGAGATGTCGCTGTCGGACGGCCTGCGGCTCGTCGGGCACGCGGCCGTCACGGTGGGGGCGCTGGCGCTGGTGTGGCCCACGGCGAAGCGGCTGGGGTGGGGCTACGGCGTGTACACACTGGCCATCGTGGGACTGCCCGCCATGTCCAGCAAGGACTTCATGGGCATGGGGCGCTACCTCCTGGCCGCCTTCCCGCTGTTCCTCACGCTGGCACTGCTTCTGAGGGAGAAGCCGCGTTTGAGGTGGGGCGTGCTCGCCAGCTTCGCCTGCGTGATGCTGGCGTTGACGGTCGCGTACGGCGCGGCGGAGTACGTGTCATGA
- the hemE gene encoding uroporphyrinogen decarboxylase: MNDRLLRTARRQPTDTTPVWLMRQAGRYLPEYRAIRGNIAFLDLCKDPDLAAEVTVQPITRLGVDAAIIFSDILIPVEAMGIHLELGDKGPHFPNPLRTPGDIDKLGVPDPVEGTGFVAEAIRRTRKALNDSVPVIGFAGAPFTLAAYMVEGGGSKSYIQIKRLLFEQPEVAHRLFQKLTDTLIPYLKMQVEAGASIVQIFDSWGGELSPWDFERFSLPYLTRMVTELKATGVPVILFGVNMTPHLPLLKRTGADVIGLDWRCPVDEGRRILGPDVATQGNLDPLHLFLPREELDGRVKDILRRAGPTGHIFNLGHGILPPTDPDAAKFLVEAVHKHGAALRQGTLG, from the coding sequence GTGAACGACCGACTCCTGCGCACGGCGCGCCGCCAGCCCACCGACACCACCCCCGTGTGGCTGATGCGTCAGGCGGGCCGCTACCTGCCCGAGTACCGCGCCATCCGCGGCAACATCGCGTTCCTGGACCTCTGCAAGGACCCGGACCTGGCCGCCGAAGTCACCGTCCAGCCCATCACCCGCCTGGGCGTGGACGCCGCCATCATCTTCTCCGACATCCTCATCCCCGTGGAGGCCATGGGCATCCACCTGGAGCTCGGGGACAAGGGCCCGCACTTCCCCAACCCGCTGCGCACCCCCGGGGACATCGACAAGCTCGGCGTCCCCGACCCCGTGGAGGGCACCGGCTTCGTCGCCGAGGCCATCCGCCGCACGCGCAAGGCCCTCAACGACTCCGTGCCCGTCATCGGCTTCGCGGGCGCGCCCTTCACCCTGGCCGCGTACATGGTCGAGGGCGGCGGCTCCAAGAGCTACATCCAGATCAAGCGCCTGCTCTTCGAGCAGCCCGAAGTCGCCCACCGCCTCTTCCAGAAGCTCACCGACACCCTCATCCCGTACCTCAAGATGCAGGTGGAGGCCGGCGCCAGCATCGTGCAGATCTTCGACTCCTGGGGCGGCGAGCTGTCCCCCTGGGACTTCGAACGCTTCAGCCTCCCGTACCTCACGCGCATGGTGACGGAACTCAAGGCCACCGGCGTCCCCGTCATCCTCTTCGGCGTCAACATGACCCCGCACCTGCCGCTGCTGAAGCGCACCGGCGCGGACGTCATCGGCCTGGACTGGCGCTGCCCCGTGGACGAGGGCCGCCGCATCCTCGGGCCGGACGTCGCCACCCAGGGCAACCTGGATCCGCTCCACCTCTTCCTGCCGCGTGAGGAGCTGGACGGCCGCGTGAAGGACATCCTCCGCCGCGCCGGCCCCACCGGGCACATCTTCAACCTGGGCCACGGCATCCTCCCGCCCACGGACCCGGACGCCGCGAAGTTCCTCGTGGAGGCCGTCCACAAGCACGGCGCGGCCCTGCGCCAGGGCACCCTCGGCTGA